A genomic stretch from Arachis stenosperma cultivar V10309 chromosome 3, arast.V10309.gnm1.PFL2, whole genome shotgun sequence includes:
- the LOC130967178 gene encoding uncharacterized protein LOC130967178 encodes MAPSASLMKACNVNTLSVPIFKPCTNPSSSSRVFFSKSIIELTLHTSNSGHNNQHSNNNFPLLSFPSCSSKPDISTDSSDIENKPKGSSEQSSLVSKRQKASKLDKNHASESLTTSPAKSSSSSSSPSRGLVFSLGPSDSWDGAEVGSPVVKRFLSDDEERWFMWYHGRSNNRNPSSSDWVGLATSSNVVHWERGSDSARSSSGVGYVMKCGKEWWEFDTKGIRPSEILMMCSSWASASSAAYWLYYTGYTYENVNFNENPCLCFNDDGESLNLFKSLPGLAVSHDGRHWARVEGEHHNGALFDVGDERDWDSLFISSPSVVCHGNSDFRMYYHSFDVEKGHFAIGLARSRDGRRRWVKLGKIMGGSGKVGSFEEFGVMNACVIRNLRDGSYVMAYEGAGADGKRSIGVAVSDDGLMDWVRVQDEAVLKPSEIGCWDDKCVGSPCLVQIMDRGTNNDEWRLYYTGVGNGGRGGIGMAVGDIRNFRRWRRFHA; translated from the coding sequence ATGGCACCTTCTGCTTCATTGATGAAAGCTTGCAATGTCAATACCCTTTCAGTTCCTATTTTCAAACCATGCACAAACCCTTCATCATCATCACGTGTGTTCTTCTCAAAATCCATCATCGAACTGACACTTCATACCTCAAATTCTGGCCATAATAATCAGCACAGTAACAATAACTTCCCACTATTATCATTCCCGAGTTGTTCATCAAAACCAGATATCAGCACAGACAGTAGTGACATAGAAAACAAACCAAAGGGTAGTAGTGAACAGAGCTCATTAGTTTCTAAACGCCAAAAGGCTTCGAAACTAGATAAAAATCATGCAAGTGAATCACTCACTACTTCTCCTGCAAAGTCctcgtcgtcttcttcttcaccatcCAGAGGGTTGGTGTTTAGTTTAGGTCCTTCAGATTCTTGGGACGGTGCAGAAGTTGGATCACCAGTGGTTAAGAGGTTCCTCAGCGACGATGAAGAGAGATGGTTCATGTGGTACCATGGAAGATCAAATAACAGAAACCCTTCTTCTTCTGATTGGGTTGGTCTTGCAACTTCAAGCAATGTTGTTCACTGGGAGAGAGGTTCTGATTCAGCAAGATCAAGTAGTGGTGTTGGTTACGTTATGAAGTGTGGTAAAGAATGGTGGGAATTTGATACAAAGGGAATTAGGCCTTCAGAGATACTTATGATGTGTAGTTCCTGGGCTAGTGCTTCTAGTGCTGCTTACTGGCTCTATTACACTGGCTACACTTATGAAAATGTAAACTTCAATGAAAACCCATGTTTGTGTTTCAACGATGATGGagaaagtttgaatcttttcaAGTCTCTACCTGGTTTGGCTGTGAGCCATGATGGGAGGCACTGGGCTAGAGTAGAAGGAGAGCATCACAATGGAGCATTGTTTGATGTTGGTGATGAGAGAGATTGGGATTCATTGTTCATTTCATCTCCAAGTGTTGTTTGCCATGGGAACAGTGATTTCAGGATGTACTACCATTCATTTGATGTTGAAAAGGGCCACTTTGCTATTGGTTTAGCAAGGTCAAGGGACGGTAGAAGAAGGTGGGTGAAGTTGGGGAAAATAATGGGTGGATCAGGTAAAGTTGGAAGCTTTGAGGAGTTTGGAGTGATGAATGCTTGTGTTATAAGAAACCTCAGAGATGGGAGCTATGTGATGGCTTATGAAGGTGCTGGTGCTGATGGGAAAAGGAGCATTGGTGTGGCTGTTTCTGATGATGGGTTAATGGATTGGGTTAGGGTTCAAGATGAGGCTGTTCTGAAGCCTTCTGAGATTGGTTGCTGGGATGATAAGTGTGTGGGATCTCCATGTTTGGTTCAAATAATGGATAGAGGAACAAACAATGATGAGTGGAGGCTGTATTATACAGGTGTTGGGAATGGAGGAAGAGGAGGTATAGGAATGGCAGTGGGAGACATAAGAAATTTTAGGAGGTGGAGACGTTTTCATGCATAA